The window ctagaccgaaccggaaggtccaacgagctacgggactggagggtcccgctgagacacattgaccagagggtcttaccgacttatagcctcgagtggcttatgtgctgtatgtggtattttgggaaaactcactaagcatttgtgtttaccgtgttatgtgatatgtgtttcaggtactagcgaggatcgcaggaaggcgccagcatgatttgtacacagtgacagaggattttgtatttgagattttgggatatgttttaccgtgataacatttgatacacctgagttttgagatgatttgtatgatacatgttatgtttgaaaaatgaaaaattgttttaaattttcacgtcgttacaagttggtatcagatagttggtttgagggattcggatgcaccttcgggcgtatctgaactcaaactgaggatttgagaaaatctttcataaaagaaacaatttttctaaaaaaagagtaaaagattttgagaaaagcaAAACGgagtagtgtgtacgatcagccagcgcccaaacggtgatttcccaaaagaCCCTTAGGGTGCGTTTGGTTGGCAGGAAAGGAATGGAATTCGAGGGAAAAGGATTCCAATTCCCTCAAATTCATGCGTTTGGTTGGACTTAGAGGAGGGAAAAGGATTCCTACATGAAATAAACTTTCCACCATCTGGAGGAAAGTGAATTCCTTCCAAAGTTGGATGGAAAACATTCCTTCTCATCAAGGAAAGTGACAGATTACAAAAATACTTCTTGTATTTATCAGAAaacccaccaccactaccaccacaatcactgaccaccaccaccaacgccgctaccaccatcaccaccaccactgccGCCCCACCGATCACCAGCACCACCACCGACCACCGCTACCGCCACAACCACAACCACTACCACCGCTACCGCCACAACCACAACCACTACCACCGTCACCGttgccaccaccaccgccactgcCACCGACCACCACTtgccgccaccaccaccgcctcccaCCTCCCACCGCTACCGCCACAACCACAACCACTACCACCGTCACCGttgccaccaccaccgccactgcCACCGACCACCACTCACCGCTATCACCATCCACCgtcaccaccaccgccgcctccTACCGCAACTGCCTGCGatgccaccaccactaccatcatCGTCGTTACCACCGTTGTCGCTGCCACCGACCACCAACACCACCAACATCCACCACCACTGCCACCATTGTcgctaccaccaccactaccaatgTCATCACCCATCAacaccgccgccaccaccaccaccacaaataACACTACCGCCACCACCATTACCAGTGCTACCACCATCACCGCCACCCACCATTGTCGCCGCCACCACCGCCACTACCCCCAACACCACTGTCACCACCACCGAAATTTTACTATTTGTATAATTTTCATAATGTATTTTTACATATAAGTTAGAAAACAAGGTAAAATTAAGCAAAACAGGAAAAAGGGTAATTATGTCCTTTTACATGAATTCCAATTCCATTTCCTGCGAACCAAACAGATTCTAGAATTAATTCCAATTCCATTTCCTGCCAACCAAACAACACATGGAATTGGATTCAAATTCCTCACAGATTCATTTTGCAATTCCAATTCAAATTCCTTCAGCAACATTCTGCGAACCTAACAGcaccttacattatgtgttatgagatattatgtgatgtGTTATGCATGCTATAGTAGTCTAGGTaaatcatattttaggactagggtggcctgatatgtgatgccttagcctaggagttatgCTGCTGTGAGTTGCTTTGAGTGCATGTAGGTAGCAGAGAGTAGCTTGTGAGAAGTCGGCTTGAGAGTAGGCAGAATTCAGGGGGTATAGAGTACTTGcgaattgggatcctaggaggaggacttggagtggaTACGGATAcggtgtggaagatagtattgggcccgtactactaaaagcactgGATCGGTAAAcatcccaagtaagaatccttagggtgctaAGGAATAAGTAGGAACGGTTGATCGAGTGTGAGTAatctcgatcgagtctctgattattttatgtcatatttcagaggcatcatggtcgGGACGCGCCACAACCCAGGAGGCAGTGGGACCAgtggtactagtgatgaggagatccgtaggatgatttatgaggaggtggttgcagccatccgagctgagataccagagatgtttgggtctatcaagaccatgcaGATTGAGACATTCAACGAGCGATATGCTTCTCTGACTGATGCGGCTGCTGCTGCAACCACTGCAGTTGTCGCTGTCGCGAGGCCGTTggtgggtgactcgttgctgtaccgagacttcggcaacacgaagccaccggagtttgtcgggactcaggatctgatagtcacgatgaggtggatctctgacatcgaagGATGCTTCTACACATTTTCATGTCCTGAGCATCTGAGGGTATggttcacgctgaaccagcttcgcttgggagcgaaggaccggtggaagtttgtgatggtAGATTTTACTCCTGCAGAGCTTACCGTGGTGACCTGGGataggttcaccaccatgttcagagaggagtatgttcccccggtggagagggaacattTGGCCAAGGAGTTCTTGTCCCCCAAGCAGGGGACAGAGTCCGTGACTGTGATTACacagatgtttcacgagagggcgttgttttgccctgagcatgtgtcttctgagcaggcacgcatgagtcgatatctgcgtattctgaggagagacattcgtgtgttcgtggcgaactcgtcatCCCATACATTTTCCGAGCTCTaggcaaatgcccgaaagagggagatcaagctagagactcaggccagggaggaggccaagTCTCAGAGGAGGGATGGGCggtcggcacagtctcagccggcagccaagcaggcaAAGCCTGCTGATTCGAGATTTGGAGTactgaagggccgcacttgtgggaagtgcggcaagagccatgagggaGTGTGCAGGATGggggtgtgctacaagtgtggcaaggaggggcatttcgCGAGGGACTggcccaaggggtttgcagtttgcttcCACTACAACCaaactggccatcggaaggccgagtgacCACAGGTAGTTTAGGGATCAGtatagggatctgcacctgctattACTAGAGTCACCGAGGCCTAGCCAGTGAAGGCTGAGGTACCGAAGGCTCGCGAGAGAGCCTTTTAGTTGACAGCGGAgaaggtccgcgcagcgcccgttgtcgtggctggtatgtattcttttatcTACTTATGctgagtttgagatattgtgcttatattgtggtatgcttaggtactttccttgtgaattatgtacctgcttcggtgttatttgactcgggtgcgtgTCGATCTTTCGTGTCATTAGCATTTAGTTAGCACATCAGTATCCAATGAGAGGCGTTGATTCAatctctgcgagtttctatagctgacgagcgagtggtttttgctactgatgagattcgaggatgtgtactcgagatttttggtgttgagtttccgatagatttggtaccgattacgatgggggatgtctgtgtcatcatgggcatggactggttgagccgattcggagctgttatcgactgcgagcgtcagttggggACCATACGAgaacctagtgggggagtacttatgatatatggcgagggtacccgatctgggtcagcattttgctcggctgccagagcgagacagagtctacagtagggctgtagagggtttgtagcctatgtgatggatacacgagttgCTGCAGAGAGGCCAAGTTCTGTCGGTGAGGTTCTGATAGTGCGAGAGTTTCcgaatgttttccccgaggagtttccgggtgtgcctcccgagaggcaggtggagtttcgcatcgatttggttctgggggcggcgcctattgccaaggcaccttatcgccttgcgccaccggagatgcaagagttatccttgtagcttcaagagctgctggggaagggattcatccgaccgagtagctcgctgtggggagcgccgatcctttttgtcaagaaaaatgatggttcacaccggatgtgcattgattaccgggagttgaacgaGTTGACAATCAAGAACCGTTATCgcctaccgaggatcgacgatctgttctaTTAGttgcagggtgcgtcttggttttccaagatagacttgagatctggatatcatcagatgagggtgcacgatgaggatattcagaagacgacatttaggactcgatatgggcattacgagttggTGGTGATgacttttgggctcaccaatgcaccatcagcgttcatggatctcatgaattgaGTATGcaagccgatgttggatcgatcggtgattgtgctcatcgacgatattctagtgtattcgagatccaagtgtgatttctggttacgagaggtccagttcttgggacaacTCGTTAATCAAAATGGGATatcggtcgatccggccaagattgaggctgttatgagttgggaggtggcGAGATCCCCCACTGAGATCAAGAGTTTTttggggttggccggctattatcggagatttattagggatttctcaaagattgtcgttcccctcaccagattgacccggaagggcgttgcttttacttggggtcccgagcagcagacctcgtttgagactcttcgctagagattatgcgaagccccggtgttagcccttccggagggaatagaggattttgtggtgtactgtgacacATCTATATCATGGATGGGTGCGGTGGttatgcagagagggaacgtgatagcatacgcatcgaggcagctgaagcctcatgagacgaggtatcccacccacgatttggagtttggggcagtagtgttcgccctcaagatatggcaccattatttgtatggggttcagtgtaccatatacacggaccataagagtttgaagtatctgatggaacagaccaacctgaacatgcgccagaggagatggttggatgtggtgaaggattatgactgtgagatcctgtaccacccgggcaaggctaacgtggtagccgatgctctgagccgcatGGCGGAGAGTGCCCCAATTCGAAatatatgcatgaggatgacggtgatgacttcggtattggataccatccgagaggcccaggtagaggctgtgagactggagaaccgtaagagagagcgggtgattgggcaggtgtccGAGTTTGCTACTGATAGCCGAGGGATTATGACCTTTCacggtcggatttgggtgttgtTTATGGGCGGGGTACGTagcatattgatggaggaggcacacagatcgagattctcgatccatcccggggctactgagatgtatttggacctgaagagagattattggtggccctgtatgaagagggatgttgcgtgggttgtagagaggtgcttgacctgtcgtcgtgttaaggccgagcaccagcatccaCATGACAAGTTGTAGCTGttggaggttccccagtggaagtgggaatagatttctatggatttcatcaccaaattatcgaggaccgcgaggggtgttgatgcaatttgggtgattatggatcggttgacgaagagcgctcacttccttgctatcagcgagagctcttctgcggagaggctggcagagatatATATGAGAGAGGTGGTGTTGTGGAATGgagtgtcgatctcgattgtgtcagaccgagatgtacatttcacttccaagttctggaagaagttccatgaggatttgggtacgagattgcacttcagtactgcttaccaccctcagacggatggacagagtgagcggacagttcagacactcgaggacatgcttcgagcatgtgttatgaacttcggtggaagttgggacacctacctacctttggctgagttttcttataataaaaacCACCATTCTAGTATTGGTAAGCCTCCCTTCgagcttttatatgggaggaggtgtcgaactcccatctgttggggagaggtagggcagcgagtgatgggtagcactgagatagtgcttaggatgactgagcagatacagcaggtcaaaCAGAGGTTGCTGACAGCCCAGAGccgccaaaagagttatgcggataggcggcgatccgagctcgagttccaggttggagactttgtactcctgaaagtatctccttggaaaagagtgatccgatttaggaagatgggcaagatggggccccgatacattggtcctttcagggtgaccactagagtgggcaaggtagcgtaccGTTTAGAGCTACCTACGGAGTTAAGACAGATCCATGATACTTTTCAcgtatcccagttgaggaagtgtatagctgatTAGACGGCAGTAGTgccgctagaggatattcaggtggatgcgagcctgaattacattgagaggtcgattgcgatcttggatcggaagatcaaggttccgAGGAAAAAGGAGGTGCCtgtggttcaggtccagtggcagcatcatagaggatccgagctgacttgggagccggagttggagatacgggtgcaacatccagagttgtttgcagagcgagacttcgagggcgaagtctgattctagtgggggagaattgtaacatccaggaatcaggtatatctatttaatccctctttttttccaagttgtcaaaactagtctgatatgtgtatttttatatatatttttatgcactttatcttaatattttggccttatttattctattttagaactaaaaagtactcataatgctttgaattatgttttgcagctattcgttgccgataaagcataaaagaaaagactgaagcggaaaccgggcttagaagctaaaagaaacaaAATGGTGCTGAGGTagcggttacgccccgcgtacctgcttGCAACAGATatacttgatcgcgtgattatcttgagtacgcgctgcgtaaccaaaagtacgcccagcgtacttaggtcggccacaaagattataaatatcgatttttagctaaccagggaggaggattcgacttctaacctaatttagtcgacaattaacttctgttaagccgttttgagggtctagaaggcggccggaaggccgttaagctaacggaagcggagatcggaaggattggagagcggatacatgttgattatcatatggtttgctgacgtgaccatgtttagcattctattgtggtactt of the Lactuca sativa cultivar Salinas chromosome 6, Lsat_Salinas_v11, whole genome shotgun sequence genome contains:
- the LOC128126770 gene encoding uncharacterized protein LOC128126770, with protein sequence MVAVVVDEAAVVVTVDGDSGEWWSVAVAVVVATVTVVVVVVVAVAVGGGRRWWWRQVVVGGSGGGGGNGDGGSGCGCGGSGGSGCGCGGSGGRWWCW